A window from Halopelagius inordinatus encodes these proteins:
- a CDS encoding ABC transporter substrate-binding protein — protein sequence MPSIESDLLDEKSIGRRQMLGALGSGGIIAITGCLGGGDGDGNGGDGGGGGGGGGSDQQTIQFLTMGVGDNIRQFFEENNAAFEEEHDVNLEFTSVTWDNAQQTVNNRVDGGEAPDVARWPARWIPQLVGKDALVPIDDLMESDWGDRFYDGMAEGCTYQGSYYGAPWAASNKCLYYNKDVFEAAGLDPENPQLDTWDDMLSAAQQIRDEADTPPLGLAGADAIETGSQYYHYHWSYGADLIDDEGQPVVNSGEAVDALTFYSNLHLEHNVTQSSPLSSTRQDIRQLFETGGLGMVIAHVYTGINIDEAKDSGNVDFDYGIVQVPEGPGGRYSLNTIDAVSIFSQTEVQDVAEDLLRFYFQEDRHFEYATSKGFMPTMEAVGERDYFQDSENWAPYIEAGQYARARPKLPNFNEFNNRMVQAIQEALGDRKSPKQALDDAQSDLEDAME from the coding sequence ATGCCTAGCATAGAGTCCGATTTGCTCGACGAGAAGAGTATCGGCCGGCGACAGATGCTCGGAGCCCTCGGGTCTGGCGGTATCATCGCCATCACCGGCTGTTTGGGTGGAGGCGACGGGGACGGTAACGGAGGAGACGGAGGCGGCGGAGGTGGCGGAGGCGGCTCCGACCAACAGACCATCCAGTTCCTGACGATGGGCGTCGGGGACAACATCAGGCAGTTCTTCGAGGAGAACAACGCCGCGTTCGAAGAGGAACACGACGTCAACTTGGAGTTCACGAGCGTGACGTGGGACAACGCACAGCAGACGGTCAACAACCGAGTGGACGGCGGCGAAGCGCCCGACGTCGCTCGGTGGCCCGCCCGGTGGATTCCCCAACTCGTCGGGAAGGACGCCCTCGTCCCCATCGACGACCTGATGGAGAGCGACTGGGGCGACCGGTTCTACGACGGGATGGCCGAGGGCTGCACGTACCAAGGAAGCTACTACGGCGCGCCGTGGGCCGCGTCGAACAAGTGCCTCTACTACAACAAGGACGTGTTCGAGGCGGCCGGTCTCGACCCCGAGAACCCGCAACTCGACACGTGGGACGACATGCTCTCGGCGGCACAGCAGATTCGCGACGAGGCGGACACGCCTCCGTTGGGTCTGGCGGGTGCCGACGCGATCGAAACCGGGTCGCAGTACTACCACTACCACTGGTCGTACGGCGCCGACTTGATCGACGACGAGGGGCAACCCGTCGTCAACTCCGGCGAAGCCGTCGATGCGTTGACGTTCTACTCGAACCTCCACTTAGAGCACAACGTCACGCAGTCGTCACCGCTGTCCTCGACTCGCCAGGACATCCGCCAACTGTTCGAAACCGGCGGGCTGGGCATGGTTATCGCTCACGTCTACACCGGCATCAACATCGACGAGGCGAAAGACAGCGGCAACGTCGACTTCGACTACGGCATCGTCCAAGTCCCCGAGGGACCGGGGGGGCGGTACAGCCTGAACACCATCGACGCGGTGTCGATATTCAGCCAGACGGAGGTACAGGACGTTGCCGAGGACCTGCTTCGGTTCTACTTCCAAGAGGACCGCCACTTCGAGTACGCAACCAGCAAGGGGTTCATGCCGACGATGGAGGCGGTGGGCGAGCGCGATTACTTCCAAGACTCCGAGAACTGGGCTCCCTACATCGAAGCCGGGCAGTACGCCCGCGCCCGGCCTAAACTCCCGAACTTCAACGAGTTCAACAACCGGATGGTCCAGGCGATTCAGGAGGCGCTCGGCGACCGAAAGTCCCCGAAACAGGCGCTCGACGACGCCCAATCGGACCTCGAAGACGCGATGGAGTGA
- a CDS encoding creatininase family protein, translating to MIYESIGSSSAEWAGKSYPAIRETAEADGSLLVVPVGSVEQHGHHLPVATDTILVDAVVHGGSEAAGEDLPILVTPPVWSGFSPHHLPLGGTLSLELEHLKAVLEDVALTGVENGFDAVCFVNGHGGNASLIDAVVSTVGRSTDAEVLGTTYFSLATDEIETLRESETGGMAHGGEYETSLMLHLRPDLVAETEVRRGTPGDEHYEWSDVDLLHGGPLSVYRGFDEYSETGAIGAPELASAEKGARIYDVVTAELAALLVAIHEHNA from the coding sequence ATGATATACGAGTCCATAGGGTCGAGCAGCGCCGAATGGGCCGGGAAATCCTACCCGGCAATCAGAGAGACAGCGGAAGCCGACGGGTCGCTTCTCGTCGTTCCGGTCGGGAGCGTCGAACAGCACGGTCACCACTTGCCCGTGGCGACGGACACGATTCTCGTCGACGCCGTGGTGCACGGCGGGTCCGAAGCGGCCGGAGAGGACCTCCCGATACTGGTGACGCCGCCGGTCTGGAGCGGGTTCTCGCCGCACCACCTCCCGCTCGGCGGGACGCTGTCGCTCGAACTCGAACACCTCAAGGCGGTCCTCGAAGACGTCGCCCTGACGGGCGTCGAAAACGGGTTCGACGCGGTGTGTTTCGTGAACGGACACGGCGGCAACGCGTCGCTCATAGACGCCGTCGTCAGCACCGTCGGACGGTCGACGGACGCCGAAGTCCTGGGAACGACGTACTTCTCGCTGGCGACGGACGAAATCGAAACCCTCCGGGAGAGCGAGACGGGAGGGATGGCCCACGGCGGCGAGTACGAGACATCGCTGATGTTACATCTCCGACCGGACCTCGTCGCCGAGACGGAGGTGCGACGGGGGACGCCCGGCGACGAACACTACGAGTGGAGCGACGTCGACCTCCTCCACGGCGGACCGCTATCCGTCTACCGCGGCTTCGACGAATACTCCGAAACCGGTGCCATCGGCGCGCCGGAGTTGGCCAGCGCCGAAAAGGGAGCGCGCATCTACGATGTCGTCACGGCGGAACTGGCGGCGCTTCTCGTCGCGATTCACGAGCACAACGCCTGA
- a CDS encoding ABC transporter ATP-binding protein — translation MSKLRLSDVTKVYNDVLAVEEVNLTVRDGEFLVLVGPSGCGKSTTLRMIAGLETITAGTVEIGDDVVNDVRPQDRNIAMVFQNYALYPHMTVRENMSFGLRLSEEFSDEEIRERVEEAAELLEIPELLDELPKHLSGGQQQRVALGRAIVRDPDVFLMDEPLSNLDAKLRTQMRTELQRIQEELGVTTIYVTHDQTEAMTMGDRIAILNDGVLQQIAEPEVCYDRPNNEFVAGFIGSPSMNFFDVDVSPIDDGVRIRGDGFETTLPIALDAGEYTLGVRPEDFTVVDRDGHFETVVDVVEPMGSDNFLYLHPPGGEGELVARVESTFRPEVGDSVRLDFAATDAHFFDRDGDRVSLDDESEPVTAA, via the coding sequence ATGAGTAAGCTGCGTCTCTCTGACGTTACGAAGGTGTACAACGACGTTCTCGCCGTCGAGGAGGTGAACCTGACCGTCCGAGACGGAGAGTTCCTCGTGTTGGTCGGTCCCTCGGGGTGCGGGAAGTCGACGACGCTCCGAATGATCGCCGGACTAGAGACCATCACGGCGGGGACCGTCGAGATAGGCGACGACGTCGTCAACGACGTGCGCCCGCAGGACCGCAACATCGCGATGGTGTTCCAAAACTACGCGCTGTACCCGCACATGACGGTGCGCGAAAACATGTCATTCGGGCTGCGACTCTCCGAGGAGTTCAGCGACGAGGAGATACGAGAACGCGTCGAGGAGGCGGCCGAACTCCTCGAGATTCCGGAACTGCTCGACGAACTGCCGAAGCATCTCTCGGGCGGACAACAGCAACGCGTCGCCCTCGGACGCGCCATCGTCCGCGACCCGGACGTCTTCTTGATGGACGAACCGCTCTCGAACCTCGACGCGAAACTCCGCACGCAGATGCGCACGGAACTCCAGCGCATCCAAGAGGAACTCGGCGTGACGACCATCTACGTCACGCACGACCAGACGGAGGCGATGACGATGGGCGACCGTATCGCCATCCTCAACGACGGCGTACTCCAGCAGATCGCCGAACCCGAGGTGTGCTACGACCGGCCGAACAACGAGTTCGTCGCGGGGTTCATCGGGTCGCCGTCGATGAACTTCTTCGACGTCGACGTCTCGCCGATCGACGACGGTGTCCGAATACGCGGCGACGGTTTCGAGACGACGCTCCCGATAGCTCTCGACGCGGGGGAGTACACTCTCGGCGTTCGGCCGGAGGATTTCACGGTAGTGGACCGAGACGGCCACTTCGAGACGGTCGTCGACGTCGTCGAGCCCATGGGTTCGGACAACTTCCTCTATCTGCATCCGCCCGGAGGCGAGGGAGAACTCGTGGCGCGCGTCGAGAGCACGTTCCGGCCGGAGGTCGGCGACTCGGTCCGTCTGGACTTCGCGGCGACCGACGCGCACTTTTTCGACCGCGACGGCGACCGAGTTTCGCTCGACGACGAATCCGAACCGGTAACCGCAGCCTGA
- a CDS encoding IclR family transcriptional regulator, translating into MTDDRSPRRIQSVEVAFEILEVLRDAEGATVTEVAEQIDRSPGTTHTYLATLRDQGYVRSIDGTYGVGLFALPLGEYVRSRSRLYQVGKSEVDKLAQETGEAGHLVVESHGREILLYEQFGPDAVGEDLYTRIKGFPRRNLHCSAASKAILAHLDPDRRDSILADYEFVERTPNTILEEDALREELEEVRENGFARNDEEQIAGVRAIAAPIVHEEVVHGAISLSAPTSRIRGEQFSESVPERVVHSANVIEVNLQTPPASGEL; encoded by the coding sequence ATGACCGACGACCGAAGCCCGCGACGGATTCAATCCGTGGAGGTAGCGTTCGAGATACTCGAAGTGCTCCGGGACGCCGAGGGCGCGACAGTCACGGAAGTCGCAGAACAGATCGACCGGTCGCCGGGGACGACGCACACCTATCTGGCGACGCTCCGAGACCAAGGATACGTTCGGTCCATAGACGGCACGTACGGCGTCGGACTGTTCGCACTCCCACTCGGCGAGTACGTCCGGTCGCGCTCTCGTCTGTATCAGGTCGGAAAGTCGGAGGTGGACAAACTCGCACAGGAGACGGGGGAAGCCGGTCACCTGGTCGTCGAGAGTCACGGGCGCGAGATACTCCTTTACGAACAGTTCGGACCCGACGCCGTCGGCGAGGACCTCTACACGCGTATCAAAGGGTTCCCGAGGCGGAATCTCCACTGCTCTGCGGCCAGCAAAGCGATTCTCGCGCATCTCGACCCGGACCGCAGGGACAGCATTCTGGCGGACTACGAGTTCGTCGAGCGAACCCCAAACACCATCCTCGAAGAGGACGCTCTGCGGGAGGAACTCGAAGAGGTGCGGGAAAACGGGTTCGCCCGGAACGACGAAGAGCAGATAGCCGGGGTGCGTGCCATCGCCGCGCCCATCGTCCACGAGGAAGTCGTCCACGGGGCGATCAGTCTCTCGGCACCGACGAGTCGAATCCGCGGGGAGCAGTTCTCAGAGTCCGTTCCCGAACGCGTCGTCCACTCGGCGAACGTCATCGAGGTCAACCTCCAGACGCCCCCCGCCAGCGGAGAGTTGTAA
- a CDS encoding NAD(P)-dependent alcohol dehydrogenase, producing MKAAVLVEPTEFEIRERSDPSPGPDDVLVAIRDVGICGSDVHYYEHGRIGDYVVEDPLVLGHESAGEVVEVGENVDALAPGDRVALEPGVPCRRCAHCKRGDYHLCEDVEFMATPPHDGAFAEYVSWPADFAYKLPESVSTTEGALCEPLSVGIHSCRRGGVGTGDTVLVTGAGPIGLMIMETAFAAGATDVIVTDVVSEKLDFASERGADLTVNVAETDLEAAVEEYTDGVGADVVIEASGAEPSIRSTIDVVRRGGTVVLVGLADEANVPFDVLDVIDNELDVHGSFRYKNTYDAAIGLLEDDAVDVAGIVDFESSLDDIDDSFQRAMRPDVVKGMITFDD from the coding sequence ATGAAAGCCGCCGTACTGGTCGAACCCACCGAATTCGAGATTCGAGAGCGCTCGGACCCCTCCCCCGGCCCCGACGACGTACTCGTCGCGATTCGGGACGTCGGCATCTGCGGGTCCGACGTTCACTACTACGAACACGGTCGAATCGGCGATTACGTCGTCGAAGACCCCCTGGTTCTCGGGCACGAGAGCGCCGGCGAAGTCGTCGAAGTCGGCGAGAACGTTGACGCTCTCGCGCCCGGTGACCGAGTCGCCCTCGAACCCGGCGTCCCCTGTCGCCGGTGCGCCCACTGCAAGCGAGGTGACTACCACCTCTGTGAGGACGTCGAGTTCATGGCGACGCCCCCGCACGACGGCGCGTTCGCGGAGTACGTCTCGTGGCCAGCCGACTTCGCGTACAAGCTACCGGAGTCCGTCTCGACGACGGAGGGGGCGCTCTGCGAACCGCTCTCGGTCGGTATCCACTCGTGCCGGCGGGGCGGCGTGGGGACCGGTGACACCGTTCTCGTCACCGGTGCGGGTCCGATCGGACTGATGATCATGGAGACGGCGTTCGCCGCGGGCGCGACGGACGTCATCGTCACCGACGTCGTCTCGGAGAAACTCGACTTCGCGAGCGAACGCGGTGCCGACCTGACCGTCAACGTCGCTGAGACCGACCTCGAAGCGGCAGTCGAGGAGTACACCGACGGCGTCGGTGCCGACGTCGTCATCGAGGCATCCGGTGCGGAACCGTCGATACGATCGACCATCGACGTCGTCCGTCGCGGCGGCACCGTCGTGTTGGTCGGACTCGCGGACGAAGCGAACGTCCCGTTCGACGTCCTCGACGTCATCGACAACGAACTCGACGTTCACGGGTCGTTCCGCTACAAGAACACGTACGACGCGGCTATCGGCCTCCTCGAAGACGACGCCGTCGACGTGGCGGGCATCGTCGATTTCGAGTCGTCACTCGACGATATCGACGACTCGTTCCAACGAGCGATGCGGCCCGACGTCGTCAAAGGGATGATCACGTTCGACGACTGA
- a CDS encoding SDR family NAD(P)-dependent oxidoreductase: MTVLDAFDLDGQTAIVTGGNRGIGRAIANALAEAGANVVVANRDGESGEAAAEEIADATGADTLAAECDVTDEDAVAATVEATVERFGGIDVLVNNAGIVVHEAIETMSLDEWSTVIETNLTGTFICSRAAGREMMDDDGGVILNVSSMSAFIANYPQRQVAYNASKAGLEGFKNQLASEWAEYGIRVNNLAPGYVATDNADQGAQVAENAVETWEGEMLMDEMATPEMLGPTAVYLTSDASAYMTGETVVLDGGYTVR, encoded by the coding sequence GTGACAGTACTCGACGCGTTCGACTTAGACGGACAGACGGCGATAGTGACCGGCGGAAATCGCGGCATCGGCCGCGCCATCGCGAACGCTCTCGCGGAGGCGGGCGCGAACGTGGTCGTCGCGAACCGCGACGGAGAGTCGGGAGAGGCGGCGGCCGAGGAGATTGCCGACGCGACGGGAGCCGATACGCTCGCGGCGGAGTGCGACGTGACCGACGAGGACGCCGTCGCGGCGACGGTCGAGGCCACCGTCGAACGGTTCGGCGGGATAGACGTACTGGTAAACAACGCCGGAATCGTCGTCCACGAAGCCATCGAGACGATGTCGCTCGACGAGTGGTCGACGGTCATCGAGACGAACCTCACGGGGACGTTCATCTGCTCGCGCGCGGCCGGTCGCGAGATGATGGACGACGACGGCGGGGTCATCCTGAACGTCTCCTCTATGTCCGCGTTCATCGCCAACTACCCGCAGCGACAGGTGGCGTACAACGCCTCGAAGGCCGGGTTGGAGGGGTTCAAGAACCAACTCGCCTCGGAGTGGGCCGAGTACGGTATCCGCGTGAACAACCTCGCGCCGGGGTACGTCGCCACCGACAACGCGGACCAGGGCGCACAGGTCGCCGAGAACGCCGTCGAAACGTGGGAAGGCGAGATGTTGATGGACGAGATGGCGACGCCGGAGATGCTCGGTCCGACGGCGGTGTATCTCACCAGCGATGCGTCGGCGTACATGACCGGGGAGACGGTCGTTCTCGACGGCGGGTACACGGTCCGCTGA
- a CDS encoding CPBP family intramembrane glutamic endopeptidase, whose translation MITFLALAAVQSAVRAQFDHPVVEPVEAVGLSVVLVGGVLVSARLIDRRPVAEYGLSFDRRWWRSVAVGGAIATAVNAGSSAAMLATGWASVAGFAEGSGSLPFWPAMVVVFAYLAVAASWEEFVLRGTMLKNIAEGSDGYVPRWAAVGFAVLVSSLVFAFLHGGKVTHIGQYGYYVVAGVVLGVAYVLTGELALSIGFHACYNFTMSAVFGLGVTQQTPELVVLDIVGPTRWVGEEGLVHLLFAVLGGVCLIAYVRHRDGSLRLDGGVTRWTPIFDRETAHESSRE comes from the coding sequence GTGATCACGTTTCTCGCCCTCGCCGCGGTTCAGTCCGCGGTGAGAGCGCAGTTCGACCACCCGGTGGTGGAACCGGTCGAGGCCGTCGGGCTTTCCGTCGTCCTCGTCGGCGGCGTCCTCGTCAGTGCGAGACTGATAGACAGACGGCCGGTCGCCGAGTACGGTCTCTCGTTCGACCGTCGGTGGTGGCGGTCCGTCGCCGTCGGCGGAGCGATAGCGACGGCGGTCAACGCCGGTTCGTCGGCCGCGATGCTGGCGACCGGATGGGCGTCCGTCGCGGGGTTCGCCGAAGGGTCCGGGTCGCTCCCGTTCTGGCCCGCGATGGTCGTGGTGTTCGCCTACCTCGCAGTCGCGGCATCTTGGGAGGAGTTCGTCCTCCGCGGGACGATGCTGAAGAATATCGCCGAGGGCAGCGACGGCTACGTCCCGCGGTGGGCGGCCGTCGGATTCGCCGTGCTCGTCAGTTCACTCGTTTTCGCCTTCCTGCACGGCGGAAAAGTCACCCACATCGGCCAGTACGGGTACTACGTGGTCGCCGGCGTCGTTCTCGGCGTCGCGTACGTTCTGACCGGCGAACTCGCCCTCTCGATCGGATTTCACGCGTGCTACAACTTCACCATGAGCGCGGTGTTCGGACTCGGCGTCACCCAACAGACTCCGGAACTCGTCGTCCTCGACATCGTCGGACCGACTCGGTGGGTGGGCGAAGAGGGACTCGTCCATCTGCTATTCGCCGTCCTCGGCGGGGTGTGTTTGATCGCGTACGTCCGCCATCGTGACGGGTCCCTCCGACTCGACGGCGGTGTGACGCGGTGGACGCCGATATTCGACCGAGAGACCGCCCACGAATCGTCCAGGGAGTAA
- a CDS encoding winged helix-turn-helix domain-containing protein — protein sequence MDEDGDDELLALLDDEYARAILAELTTEPMSASDLCAACEMSEPTAYRRLDRLQAADLVTERQVIDPDGHHYKRYVATVEDVTVTFDDGTYNVTVTRSSENPADRFTDLFGRLS from the coding sequence ATGGACGAGGACGGCGACGATGAACTCCTCGCGTTACTCGACGACGAGTACGCTCGCGCCATCCTCGCCGAACTCACCACCGAACCGATGTCCGCCTCTGACCTCTGTGCCGCCTGTGAGATGTCGGAACCGACCGCGTACCGCCGTCTCGATAGACTACAGGCGGCCGACCTCGTGACAGAACGGCAGGTGATCGACCCCGACGGCCACCACTACAAGCGGTACGTCGCGACCGTCGAAGACGTGACCGTCACGTTCGACGACGGGACGTACAACGTGACGGTAACTCGCTCGTCGGAGAACCCGGCCGACCGCTTTACCGACCTGTTCGGGAGGTTGTCCTGA
- a CDS encoding DUF7521 family protein, with protein MTPDGIAWASRAVTAVVGLFVAALAYRGFRRNDAPKMRLLAVGIALLTAGVFLAVTVAEQVGAGDGVVLLTRGVVTVAGLCAVLYALVYD; from the coding sequence CTGACCCCCGACGGCATCGCGTGGGCGTCGCGCGCGGTGACGGCCGTCGTCGGTCTGTTCGTCGCCGCACTGGCCTACCGGGGATTCCGGCGCAACGACGCGCCGAAGATGCGGTTGCTCGCCGTCGGCATCGCCCTCTTGACCGCCGGCGTCTTTCTGGCGGTCACCGTCGCAGAGCAGGTGGGTGCCGGAGACGGCGTCGTTCTACTCACCCGCGGCGTCGTGACTGTCGCGGGACTCTGTGCGGTACTGTACGCGCTCGTGTACGACTGA
- a CDS encoding cupin domain-containing protein encodes MDYVPFDDAETYEPDEGWMRASLAGSDAFTFEWFEKPPGHSSPMHDHENEQVCLCLEGELTLYTEDGESVTLRKHDSVHLDAWEPHRVENTGDERAVGLDVFAPGRGFDFWTDREDEGEE; translated from the coding sequence ATGGACTACGTTCCCTTCGACGACGCAGAAACGTACGAACCCGACGAGGGGTGGATGCGCGCCTCTCTCGCCGGTAGCGACGCGTTCACCTTCGAGTGGTTCGAGAAACCGCCGGGGCACAGTTCGCCGATGCACGACCACGAGAACGAGCAGGTCTGTCTGTGTCTGGAGGGCGAGTTGACGCTGTACACCGAGGACGGCGAGTCGGTGACCCTTCGGAAGCACGATTCCGTACACCTCGACGCGTGGGAACCGCACCGCGTCGAGAACACCGGCGACGAACGCGCCGTCGGCCTGGACGTGTTCGCGCCGGGGCGCGGATTCGACTTCTGGACCGACCGAGAAGACGAGGGAGAGGAGTAG
- a CDS encoding fumarylacetoacetate hydrolase family protein, which produces MGTDRRFARTVDGRSWVGDDAGFVPLESAVPGVDDVTEVLSSRGDSLADVDVDSAPARRVPGESLTFGAPFDPGKLWGIGLNYADHAADLSEMRPNAPASFMKPRTALTAPGGPIRLPAWSDRVTAEAELGVVIGRACSDVGRDEFGDVVAGFVPVIDMTCEDVLEENPRFLTRAKSFDTAIVVGPWLSAPATLDRLADVTVRTVVEDEVVAENDLDGMLFPPDELVSFHSRVMTLEPGDLISTGTPGAGVIEHGDHVRAEVDGIGVLEADVVGPS; this is translated from the coding sequence ATGGGGACCGACCGACGGTTCGCGCGCACCGTGGATGGGCGTTCGTGGGTGGGCGACGACGCGGGGTTCGTCCCGCTCGAATCGGCCGTTCCCGGCGTCGACGACGTGACCGAGGTGCTGTCCTCGCGCGGCGATTCCCTCGCGGACGTCGACGTCGATAGCGCTCCCGCGCGACGGGTCCCGGGCGAGTCGCTGACGTTCGGCGCGCCGTTCGACCCGGGGAAACTCTGGGGAATCGGACTCAACTACGCCGACCACGCGGCCGACCTCTCCGAGATGCGGCCGAACGCGCCGGCGAGTTTCATGAAACCGCGGACCGCCCTCACCGCGCCGGGCGGGCCGATTCGACTCCCGGCGTGGAGCGACCGAGTCACCGCGGAGGCTGAGTTGGGCGTCGTCATCGGCCGAGCCTGCTCGGACGTCGGCCGCGACGAGTTCGGCGACGTCGTCGCCGGGTTCGTACCCGTGATCGATATGACCTGCGAGGACGTTTTAGAGGAGAATCCGCGCTTTCTGACGCGCGCGAAGAGTTTCGACACCGCCATCGTCGTCGGCCCGTGGCTCTCTGCCCCGGCGACGCTCGACCGACTCGCGGACGTGACGGTTCGGACCGTCGTCGAGGACGAGGTGGTCGCCGAGAACGACCTCGACGGGATGTTGTTCCCCCCGGACGAACTCGTCTCGTTTCACTCTCGCGTGATGACGCTCGAACCGGGAGACCTCATCTCCACCGGCACGCCCGGCGCGGGCGTCATCGAACACGGAGACCACGTTCGTGCGGAAGTCGACGGTATCGGCGTCCTCGAAGCCGACGTGGTCGGACCCTCGTAG
- a CDS encoding NAD-dependent epimerase/dehydratase family protein, with translation MRFGSELDGASVLVTGGAGFIGGHIADTLADHASVTVLDDFSTGAKTTVPPSCDVVEADIRDADAVAAAVEGCDVVFHEAAVVDVSQSVETPIPCHDVNVDGTLNVLEAARTHDARVVVASSAAIYGPPTSTPIEESEPTDPMSPYGIDKLAIDHYTRCYHDLYGVDTVALRYFNAYGPGQSAGAYSGVIDAFFEQARAGEALTVYGDGEQTRDFVHVEDIVQANLLAATTDDVGEAYNVGTGTSVTIRELAEEVKAAVGSESPIVHTDPREGDIRHSRADVARANRKLGYEPTVSLGDGLATLVGDW, from the coding sequence ATGCGTTTCGGATCAGAACTAGATGGAGCGTCGGTCCTCGTCACCGGCGGCGCGGGGTTCATCGGCGGTCACATCGCCGATACGCTCGCGGACCACGCCAGCGTCACCGTCCTCGACGACTTCTCGACCGGCGCCAAAACGACTGTTCCGCCCTCGTGTGACGTCGTCGAAGCCGACATCCGAGACGCCGACGCCGTCGCGGCGGCCGTCGAAGGCTGTGACGTCGTCTTCCACGAAGCGGCTGTCGTCGACGTCTCTCAGTCCGTCGAGACGCCGATTCCCTGCCACGACGTGAACGTCGATGGGACGCTGAACGTGCTCGAAGCGGCGCGGACGCACGACGCGCGCGTCGTCGTCGCGTCGAGTGCGGCGATATACGGCCCGCCGACGAGTACGCCGATAGAGGAGTCAGAACCGACCGACCCGATGTCCCCGTACGGCATCGACAAACTCGCCATCGACCACTACACGCGCTGCTATCACGACCTGTACGGGGTGGATACGGTCGCGCTCCGGTATTTCAACGCCTACGGCCCGGGGCAGTCCGCGGGCGCTTACTCGGGCGTCATCGACGCGTTTTTCGAACAGGCGCGCGCTGGCGAGGCACTCACCGTCTACGGCGACGGCGAACAGACGCGGGATTTCGTCCACGTCGAGGACATCGTCCAAGCGAACCTCCTCGCCGCGACGACGGACGACGTCGGCGAGGCGTACAACGTCGGCACGGGAACCTCCGTCACTATACGCGAACTCGCCGAAGAGGTGAAGGCGGCCGTGGGGTCGGAGTCTCCTATCGTTCACACCGACCCCCGCGAGGGCGATATCCGACACAGTCGCGCCGACGTCGCCCGCGCGAACCGGAAGTTGGGTTACGAACCGACCGTCTCGCTAGGTGATGGTCTCGCGACTCTCGTCGGCGACTGGTGA
- a CDS encoding metal-dependent hydrolase, with protein sequence MWPWGHLAVGYLCYTALVRLRGEGRQTSLALLAVGLGSQFPDLVDKPLAWSFAVLPSGRSLAHSLITASVIIGVAYWVGRRRGREEAAVAFGVGYVSHCLADLGPNVIFGLLRGDVEQLRWTTYLVWPLLPSPPYPNDSSFIEHLAAFEFSSYILVQFAFVGVAFLVWLLSRYFSPSGGHRRA encoded by the coding sequence ATGTGGCCCTGGGGACACCTCGCAGTCGGCTATCTTTGCTACACCGCTCTCGTGAGGCTACGCGGCGAAGGGAGGCAAACGTCGCTTGCGCTGTTGGCTGTCGGCTTGGGGAGTCAGTTCCCGGACCTGGTGGACAAACCTCTCGCGTGGAGTTTCGCTGTCCTCCCGTCCGGTCGTTCGCTCGCTCACTCGCTTATCACCGCTTCGGTGATAATCGGCGTCGCGTACTGGGTGGGACGACGACGCGGTCGCGAGGAAGCGGCAGTGGCGTTCGGAGTCGGATACGTCTCTCACTGCTTGGCCGACCTCGGTCCGAACGTGATCTTCGGACTGCTTCGCGGTGACGTCGAGCAACTCCGGTGGACGACGTATCTAGTCTGGCCGCTACTGCCTTCGCCGCCGTATCCGAACGATAGCTCGTTTATCGAACATCTCGCGGCTTTCGAGTTCAGTTCGTACATCCTCGTACAGTTCGCGTTCGTCGGCGTCGCCTTCCTCGTGTGGCTCCTCTCCCGTTATTTCTCGCCAAGTGGCGGTCATCGACGCGCCTAG